One stretch of Saccharomonospora xinjiangensis XJ-54 DNA includes these proteins:
- a CDS encoding demethylmenaquinone methyltransferase, translated as MARASLDKDPADVAAMFDDVGKRYDRTNSVMTFGFDRRWRFITGRVLDARPGEKVLDLAAGTGVSTEEYSRSGAWCVAADFSLGMLRGGSHRKVPKVAADALRLPFADSSFDAVTISFGIRNFVDTKAALVEIARVVKPGGRLVVCEMSTPTFPPIRFVYRKVMLPLLTWVGRRVSSNPDAYVYLFESALTWPNQRRLAEIIADSGWRGVEWMNLMFGAVAIHRAWKPGDDPAARRLTA; from the coding sequence ATGGCCAGAGCGAGCCTGGACAAGGACCCAGCCGACGTCGCGGCGATGTTCGACGACGTCGGGAAGCGCTACGACCGCACCAACTCCGTGATGACGTTCGGCTTCGACCGCCGATGGCGCTTCATCACGGGCAGGGTGCTCGACGCCCGCCCCGGCGAGAAGGTGCTCGACCTGGCCGCGGGAACCGGCGTGTCCACCGAGGAGTACTCACGCAGTGGCGCGTGGTGTGTCGCCGCCGACTTCTCGCTCGGCATGCTCAGAGGCGGGTCTCACCGCAAGGTGCCGAAAGTGGCGGCCGACGCGCTGCGGCTGCCGTTCGCCGACTCCTCCTTCGACGCCGTCACGATCTCGTTCGGTATCAGGAACTTCGTGGACACCAAGGCCGCGCTCGTCGAGATCGCCCGCGTCGTGAAGCCGGGCGGAAGGCTCGTGGTGTGCGAGATGTCCACGCCGACGTTCCCGCCGATCCGCTTCGTCTACCGCAAGGTGATGCTGCCCCTGCTCACCTGGGTCGGCAGGAGGGTGTCGTCGAACCCGGACGCCTACGTCTATCTGTTCGAGTCGGCGCTGACCTGGCCCAACCAGCGCAGGCTCGCCGAGATCATCGCCGACTCCGGCTGGCGCGGCGTCGAGTGGATGAACCTCATGTTCGGCGCTGTGGCCATTCACCGTGCGTGGAAGCCAGGTGACGATCCGGCGGCTCGTAGACTCACCGCATGA
- a CDS encoding geranylgeranyl reductase family protein codes for MTHDAEVIVVGAGPAGSTAATYLARAGVDVLLLEKTSFPREKVCGDGLTPRGVKQLIDLGIDTSREAGWVHSRGLRILTGELTLELDWPDLTAYPPYGVARTRQDFDDLLARTAVKSGARLFERTTVTGAITDERTGRVVGVEARQGPERTPVSYRAPLVLACDGVSARLALSVGIQKDDSRPMGVAVRRYYRSPRHDDAYIEGHLELWDRSDPRDPTLLPGYGWAFPLGDGTVNVGLGMLSTSKSFRNIDYRALLRSWLDSTPEEWGYREENAVGRIGGAGIPMGFNRTPHYRDGLLLLGDAGGMVSPFNGEGIAAAMESAKVAAEHVVQALARPEGPSRERALRGYPRAVADLMGGYYRLGNLFAKAIGNPKVMRAATKYGLRVSPLIPLVFKGLSGCYDPKGGDVVDRLVATLARITPSPR; via the coding sequence ATGACTCACGACGCCGAGGTCATCGTCGTCGGTGCGGGCCCTGCGGGCTCCACCGCGGCCACCTATCTCGCCCGCGCGGGCGTCGATGTGCTCCTGCTGGAGAAGACGAGTTTCCCGCGCGAGAAGGTGTGTGGTGACGGACTCACGCCGCGTGGCGTGAAGCAGCTCATCGACCTCGGCATCGACACCAGCAGGGAAGCGGGCTGGGTCCACAGCAGGGGGCTGCGCATCCTCACCGGCGAGCTGACCCTCGAACTGGACTGGCCCGATCTCACGGCGTACCCGCCTTACGGGGTGGCGCGCACGCGCCAGGACTTCGACGACCTGCTCGCCAGAACCGCCGTGAAGTCGGGCGCGCGGCTTTTCGAACGCACCACCGTCACCGGCGCGATCACCGACGAGCGCACCGGGCGCGTCGTCGGTGTCGAGGCGCGGCAAGGCCCCGAGCGGACACCGGTCTCCTACCGCGCACCGCTGGTGCTGGCGTGCGACGGCGTGTCTGCGCGCCTCGCTCTGTCCGTGGGCATCCAGAAGGACGACAGCAGGCCGATGGGCGTCGCGGTGCGCCGCTACTACCGCAGCCCCCGGCACGACGACGCCTACATCGAGGGCCACCTCGAACTGTGGGACCGCAGCGACCCTCGCGACCCCACGCTGCTTCCCGGTTACGGCTGGGCGTTCCCGCTCGGCGACGGCACGGTGAACGTGGGATTGGGGATGCTCTCCACGTCGAAGTCGTTCCGCAACATCGACTACCGCGCGTTGCTGCGGTCGTGGCTCGACTCGACGCCGGAGGAATGGGGCTACCGCGAGGAGAACGCCGTGGGGCGTATCGGCGGCGCCGGTATCCCGATGGGCTTCAACCGCACGCCGCACTATCGCGACGGGCTGCTGCTGCTCGGCGACGCGGGCGGCATGGTGAGCCCCTTCAACGGCGAGGGAATCGCGGCGGCGATGGAGTCGGCGAAGGTGGCCGCCGAACACGTGGTGCAAGCTCTCGCCCGTCCCGAGGGGCCGTCTCGCGAACGCGCGCTGCGCGGCTACCCACGCGCGGTTGCCGACCTGATGGGCGGCTATTACCGCCTCGGCAACCTCTTCGCCAAGGCCATCGGCAACCCGAAGGTCATGCGCGCGGCCACGAAGTACGGGCTGCGGGTGAGTCCCCTGATCCCGCTGGTGTTCAAGGGGCTCTCCGGGTGCTACGACCCGAAGGGCGGCGACGTCGTCGATCGCCTCGTCGCGACGCTGGCGCGCATCACGCCTTCGCCGCGCTGA